The Vicinamibacterales bacterium genome contains the following window.
CGCCGGCGCCGAATCCCGCCGCAGCCGACTGGACACCGCTGTTTCAAGAGGCCGGCCTCGACCCGTCATCGTTCCAGCCCGCCGCGCCGACGCGAAATCCTGAGGTGTTCGCCGAGACGCGTGCCGCGTGGTCGGGCACCGGCGCCGGCGGGTATCCGATCCGCGTCGAAGCGGCGGCGCATCGCGGGCGGCCGGTGTATTTCGAGCAGGTGGTTCCCTGGGATGCGTACTGGGATCCGTCGAACCCACTCGAGGGGGCCGCTATTCTCAACCGCCAATCGACGCTGATGCATCGCGTGCTGGCGCTCCTGTCACTGATCGCCATGCCGCTGGCGGCGGCGGTGCTCGTGGCGCGGAACTGGCTCAACGGCCGCGGGGACCGGGCCGGCGCACTCCGGGTCGCCGCGCTCGTGTTCGCGCTGCGGATGACCTCCTGGTTTCTCGGCGCGCACCACGTTCCGAGTGTGCGCGACGAATGGATCCTGTTCACCATCGGCCTGGGCAAGGCGCTCGTCGATGCCGCGGCGGGCTGGGCCCTGTATCTGGCAGTCGAGCCGTACGCCCGGCGCCTGCACCCGCGGTTTCTCGTCTCATGGACGCGGCTCCTGCGCGGCCGCTTTCGGGATCCGCTCGTCGGTCGAGACCTGCTTTGCGGCATCAGCCTGTCGGCGGCGACCGTGTTGTTGACGGTGCAGCTGCCTGTCGTGCTGCCGCACGCGCTCGGCGCGGAGGCGCCGCCGCCGCCGATGTTCCACCCGATCGGCAACCTGCCCTATCTCTTCGTGCTGAACGCGCCTCCGCCTCAGGCGCTGCTCGGCGGCCGCCACGCCCTCGCCGCCGTCAGCTCGGTCGGCTTGATCACGCTCGGGATCGCGCTCGCCTTCCTGGTCGTGCTCCTGGCGCTGAACATCCTGTTGCGGCGGCTCTGGCCGGCGATCGCGGTCTTCGCCGGGCTGTTGATCGCAATCAACCCGATCGCGGAAGCCTCCGGCTACAGCGCCGTCAGCGTCGCGGCGTCGCTCGCTTCGACCCTGGTCTTCGTGCTGGCCTTGCGTTTCGGGCTCGTCGGTGTCCTCGCACACTGGTTCGGCGCGATGATGTGGATGAACTTTCCCGTCACGAGCCGAGTCGACGCCCCGTATTTCGCCATCGGCCTGTTCGGCCTCGCGGTCGTTGCCGCAGCCGGCGCATATGGGGCGGTGATCGCCTCGCGTCTCTCTTCGTCACGACGCGCTGCGTGAACCGAGAAGGGCGCGCGGGGCAGTAGATACACCCCGTGGCTCAGGTCACCATCGAAAGCCCGATCCTGAATTCCCCCTTCGAGGCGCCCCATACGGCACTTCAAGTTCGATCACGGCGGCATCACGACGGACGTCGAGATGGACGCTCGATCGGATCAACCCGAACACGGAGATCAACCGCATCCGGGAACGCGTCGATCGCTGGCGGCAGGGTGGATACGTCGACGTGACACCGCCGACGCGCCGGCTGCTGGCCTGCTGGAACGACCCGGCGAGAGAGCGGAAGCTGTTCTTCTGCCAGCGCGAAGCGGTCGAAACCGCGATCTATCTCTCGGAGGTCGCTGCGCGCTACGGTGACGCCTGGATCGAGAACTACCTGCGCGACACCGACGCCGAGTACAATGCGTCGACCGAGAAGCCCTCGGGCCCCTGCGCAAGCCACTCCGCGATGGCGACCCCGTCGTTTTCTGAACGTCGCCCCAGTGCTCATCGCGCTTTTCGTCGCCGTTGCACTGCTGCAGTCCTTACGCCTTCGAGGGGGCGGCAAGCGAGGCGAACATCCAGCTGCGTTGCCGCGCCCACAACCAGCACGAGGCGCGCGAGGTGTTCGGTCCCTTCGTGCTGCGCGAGCGGGCGGCGGAGGGTTACGATGTCGCCAAATCAGGGACGTCCGGCTGGCCCGTAAGCGGCGGGTATGGAGCGAGCGTCGGGCCATGAAATTGATCCTCAGCCGGAAGGGCTTCGATTCGTCGCCGCAGTACGGCGCCTGCGCGAGTCCGATTCTGCCCGACGGCCGGATGGTCTCGCTGCCAATCCCGCACGCGAGCGGAACGACAACGTTTGGCGAGCTGGGCTACGTGCGGCTGGATGTCGGCCAACTCGTTTCAGACCTGACCGGAGGGAAACTGACGGGGGCGGAGCGCGCGCATCTCGACCCCGATCTCGATCCGGCTGTCCGCCCGAGACGTCGTGGTTGGCGAGCCGCGTTCGGCCAGGCCGGCGCGGCGCAGCGACATCTCGAACGGCAGGGCGTCGGCGTCGGCGACCTGTTTCTGTTCTTTGGCTGGTTTCGTCGAGTCGAGAAATCCGGCGAGTGCTATCGCTATCGAGATGCGCCCAGCGGTGCGCACGTAATCTTCGGCTGGCTCCGCGTCGGCCACGTTCTGCGAGTCGGCCTTGACGATCTTCCCGACTGGCTCGGCGACCATCCCCACGCCGGGCGGGATTGGGCGCACAATACGATTTACGTGGGGGAGCCCTCCGGCGGTGGTGGTTCGTTCGAACGATTCCACCCCTGCCTGCAGTTGACCGATCCGGCCGCGACGCGCCGATCGATCTGGCGGCTCCCTTCTGACTTTCTGCCGGGATCGCGGCCGCCACTGACCTATCACGGCGATGCGAGGCGATGGGTGGACGATGGCGATTCCTGTCGGCTGCAGAGTGTGGCGAAGGGGCAGGAATTCGTGCTGGACCTGGCCGACTATCCCCGCGTCCGACAATGGGCAGGGGATACCATTCGAGGCGGGAGCAGCAGCTCGCCGGCGTCGGCGCCGGTCTTTACCGCACGACGAGCCGGCCGTTCGCCGCGCCGGAGTCCGGCAGGATTGCCGTGAAGGTGATCAACCACTACGGGGACGAGGTGCTCAAGGTCTACGACGTCTGACACCGGCGGAGCCGTGCATGAGTGAACCGGCCCTCCACACCATCAAGCTCGAACGCCTCGCTGCCGTGCCGCTCGCCGTCGTCCGGCGGCAGGCGCAGGGCGCCGCCCTCGCGCGCGTCGTGCCGGAGTGCTGCGGACTGGTGTGGAACGCGTTGCGCGCGCAAGGCCTCCGCGGTGGACGGCACGTCGCGGTCTACCGGGACGACGCGATCACGCTGGATGTCGGCGTCGAGTTCGACGGGCCGTTCGACGGCGCCGGTGAGGTCGTGGCGTCGGCCACCCCGGCGGGATTGGCCGCTTCGACGATCCACCTCGGCCCGTATGGCGGCCTTGGCGCCGCGCACGACGCGGTCCGCCAGTGGTGCGAGAGCCACGGCCATCGGCTCGCGGGTCCTCGGTGGGAGATCTACGGCCACTGGCAGCCCGAGTGGAACGAACATCCGTCGCGCATCCGCACGGATGTCTTCTACCTGCTGGGCGAGTCGCCGATCGTGAACGCGATCGAGACCACGTCCCGGCCGGAGGCGGGGCGCCACACAACGAGGCTTGCGTCCGGCGCGTAACCTGCGCGAACCTCGAACCTCGAACCTCGCCCTACTTGAAGCTGTTCGCGAACAGCGCTTCGATCGCGCCCTTCCCGTTGTCATGAATCTTGCGCGTGCCGGTGCCCGTGAAATGCGCGTGCGTGATCGTCGGCACCCCCTGCGCTTTCCAATCGCGCCCCGTCCAGCAGAACCAGCTGTCCTTCTCCTCGTCGAACACGCAGAGCGGCTTGTTGCACAGCTTGGCGAATTCCGCCCCCCAGCCGGTGCCGCCGCGGACCGTGCCGTCTTCGAGGATCACCCCGACCACGTAGACTTCCTGGCCGTTGTTGACCTGATACCAGATCGACTGCAGCACCTTCCGCAGCGTCGGGCTGTCGGTGTAGCGCCGGTTCATCAACCGCCCGACGTATTCGAGGCTCACATCGCCGGCCTGCAGTTCCTCGTGGTTGAGGACGCGGATCCCGCGGCGCCGCGCTTCGGCGTGTCCGTCGAACGTGAAATTGACTTCCTCGATGCCGTAGCGCTCGGCGCAGGCGCCGAACTCCGCTTCCGCGCCCGGCGCCGCGCCGCTGAACAGGATGTAGTCGCTTCTCTGCATGATCACCGCTTCTTCGTGGACTTGGTCGAGGTCCTGGCCGCGCGCGGACGGGCTGCCGCCTTGCGCCTGGCCGTCTTCGCGGGCGCCGCCGGTTCCGGCGCCGCCCCTTTCATCTCCAGCGCGCGCCGGACGATCTTCTCGAACATCGCGCCGGTCTCGCCGCCCTGTGCCGGACGATTCGAGATCCAGATCTCCGGGTCGCCGTCGGCGAGGATGTCGGCGAAATCCCCGTCGCTCTTCACGCTCTTCGGCGCGAACTCGGTGATGTCGACGTCCCCCGCCCAGTCATCGCGGTGCTTGATCAGCAGCCACGAGCGCGCTCCGTCGCCGCCGCGCGCGCCGGGGTACCGGCCGCCGGTCCGCACCAGCACCCACGATCCCTTGAGCTTGTAGCCGTCCAGCGTGAACTTCAGATCCCCCTTCTTCAGCGCCGCATCCACATCGTCGACCTGCGGCGTCCACGTGCCCTGATCCCACAGCATCACGATTCCGGCGCCGTAGCCGGACGGGATCACCCCCTCGAAGGTGCCGTACTCGATCGGATGATCCTCGACGTGCATCGCGAGCCGCTTCGTCTTCGGATCGAGCGACGGACCCTTCGGCACCGCCCACGAGAGCAGCACGCCCTTGTATTCGAGGCGGAAGTCGTAGTGCAGATGGCTGGCGAGGTGCTTCTGCACGCAGAAGAACAGCCCCGCCGCCGGCTCGCGTCCGGCACGCTCGGCCGCCAGCGTCACGTCGCCCGCGGGCTCGGGCGTGGAGGTGAAGTTCCGCTTCTGTTTGTATTTCTCGAGAACCATGGCGCGCCCGCTTCAGTTGACGCGGCCCATGAGCCGCTTGATGGGCGGCGTCAGCGCGAACATCACGATGGCGACCGCCAGCCCGAAGCTCGCCACGGCGCCGAACAGCGAGGGCAGCGGAAACGATTCGTAGAAGCCCGACACCCGCCCGCCGATGTAGTTGCCCACCGAGGTCGCCAGGAACCAGATGCCCATGACGAGGCCGGCAATGCGGACGGGCGCCAGCTTCGTCATCGCGCTCAATCCGACCGGACTGAGGCAGAGCTCGCCGATCGTGTGCAGGATGTAGGTCGCCGTCAGCCACATCGGGCTGACCTGGATCCCCTGCTGGGACATCTGCGCCGCAGGGATCAGGATCGCGAACCCGGCTGCCACGAACACCAGCCCGATCGCGAACTTCGCCGGACTGGAAGGTTCCTTGTCGATCGCCCCGAGGCGAATCCAGATCCAGGCGAAGACGGGCGCGAGAAGCCACAGGAACAGCGAGTTCGCCGACTGGAACCAGCTGCTCGGGAACGGCATCCCGGCGAACGAGGTCCGCGTGTTGCGATCCGCGAACAGATTGAGCGTCGAGCCCGCCTGCTCGAACACCGACCAGAACACGCCGGCCGCCAGGAAGAGCGCGGCGATCGCGTAGAGCCGCCGGCGTTCCTCCGGCGTCCACTCGCTGGTGCTGAAGAGCCATCCGAAAAAGCCGAGCGTCAGGAACAGCAGGAAGTAGCCCGCCGCATCCGAGATCTGCGTGGCGGTCACCGGCAGCGCGCCGGTGTACGTCCCGATCGCGAAGCCGGCCGCGAGCGCCAGCAGGATCGCGCCGAAAATCAGGGCCCGCGTGCGGAGGCGGGCAGCGGCAGCCGGGCTCTCCGACGGCGCCGGCCTCAGGCCGACGTCTCCGAGGTGCTTGCTGCCGAGCACGTACTGGATCAACCCCACGGTCATTCCGACGCCCGCCGCGGCGAAGCCGATGTGCCAGCTGATGTTCTGTCCGAGATATCCGCAGATGATCGGCGCGAAGAACGCCCCCATGTTGATCCCCATGTAGAAGATCGAGAACCCGGCGTCCCGCCGTTTGTCCTCCGGGGCGTAGAGATAGCCGACGATGACGCTGACGTTCCCCTTCAGCAGACCGGTGCCGATCACGATGAGGAACAGGCCGAGATAGAACGTGGCCAGCGACGGGAACGCCATGCAGAAATGCCCCGACGCGATGAGGATGCCGCCGTAGAGCACGGCGCGTCGCTGCCCGATCAGCCGGTCCGCCACCCACCCTCCGGGCAGCGTCATCATGTAGACCATCGAGGTGTAGAGGCCGTAAATCGCCCCGGCGGTCGCGGTGTCGAAGCCGAGCCCGCCCGCCGCGAGCGGCGCCGTCATGAACAGGATGAGGAGCGCGCGCATCCCGTAGTAGCTGAAGCGCTCCCACATCTCCGTGAAGAACAGCGTCGAGAGCCCGCGGGGGTGCCCGAAGAACCGGGTGTCGAGCGCGACGGCCGCGGCATCCTTCACTGGGGTCGGCATCCGGGCGAGTGTAACCTATAGCCAATGGCGATTGACCATCGCACTCTGGCGATCGCGCTGGTCCTTGCACTCGCGGCCGGCGCCTGCGCGCGCGCGCCGCGCCCGAACATGCCGCGGCCGTCGCCGGTCCGCGAGCCCGCCGCTCCGGCCATGCAGCAGCTCATTCCGCTCCCGAAACAGCTCGACCTCGCCAGTGGCGCCCCCTTCGCGATCGGCGCGTCCACCGTCATCGGCGTGACCTCGGCGGATCCCGCGGCCGCGCGCAGCGCGCGCGAGCTCGCCGAATGGATCCGCCGCGCCACCGGACTGCGCCTCGGATCGCAGGCATCGGCCGGCAACCGGATCGACATCGCGATCGATCCGGCGCGGCAGGCGCTCGGCCCGGAAGGGTACGAACTGACCATCGAGGCGCAGCGCCTGGCGCTGAGCGCCGCGGCGCCGGCAGGGCTCTTCTACGGCGTTCAGACGCTCCGGCAGCTGCTGCCGCCGTGGGCCGAGCACGAGGCGGTGCTGTTCCCGCAGCCGCGCACGGTGACGCTGCCGGCGCTCCGCATCGTCGACACGCCGCGGTTCGCCTGGCGGGGCGCGATGCTCGACGTCGCGCGCCATTTCTTCGCCCCGGACGACGTCAAGCGGTACATCGACCTGCTGGCGCTCCACAAGATGAACCGCCTGCACCTGCACCTCTCGGACGATCAGGGCTGGCGGATCGAGATCAGGAAGTGGCCGGATCTCACGGCGAAGGGCGGCGCGACCGAGGTCGGCGGCACCCCGGGCGGGTTCTACACGCAGGAGCAGTACAAGGATCTCGTCGCCTACGCCGCCGAGCGGTTCATCACGATCGTGCCCGAGATCGACATGCCCGGGCACACCAACGCGGCGTTGTCGTCCTATCCGGCGCTCAACTGCAACCGCCAGGCGCCGCCGCCGTTCACCGGCACCGACGTCGGGTTCAGCTCGCTGTGTGTCGACAACGAGGACACCTACCGGTTCATCGACGACGTGGTGGGGGAGATCGCCGCGCTCACGCCTGGTCCGTACTTCCACATGGGCGGCGACGAGGTGAAGACCCTCGAGCCGGAGAAGTACCGCGCGTTCGTGGAGCGGGTGCAGAGCATCGTGCAGAAGCACGGGCGCGAGATGATCGGCTGGGACGAGATCGCGGCGGCCACGCTGCTGCCGACGACGATCGTGCAGCACTGGCGCCCGGACGCGGCGAGGACCGAGCTGGCGCGCGCGCCGCGTCTGATTCTCTCGCCGGCGAACCGCCTGTATCTGGACATGAAGTACGACGCCGACACCGCGCTGGGCCTGCGGTGGGCGGCGCTGATCCCGGTGGAGGCGGCGTATGGCTGGGATCCGGCGACGCTGCTCCCCGACGTCCCGCCCGGCAGGATTCTCGGCATCGAGGCGGCGCTCTGGTCCGAAACGCTCGCCACCATCCGCGACGTGGAGTTCATGGCGATGCCGCGGCTCGCCATCGCCGCCGAGAAGGCATGGGCGAGTCCGGTGGAACAACAGGGGTGGCCGCAGTTCCGCGAGCGCCTCGGCGCGCAGGGCCCGCGCTGGACCGCCATGGGGATCAACTTCTACCGTGCCCCCGGCGTGCCGTGGAAGTGACGGTGTCGGCTCCCAGTCGCCAGCGTCCGCGGGACGTGACAGGATCACGAGTGTCACGCGAATGAACGTGGTTCTGATCAGCACCTACGACCTCGGACGGCAGCCCTTCGGCCTGGCCTCGCCGGCGGCGTTCCTGCGCGGCGCCGGGCACGAGGTGCGGCCCGTCGACGTGACGCGGGAGAAGCTCCGCGAGGACGACATCCGGCAGGCCGGTGTGGTCGCGTTCTACCTGCCGATGCACACGGCGACCCGCCTCGCGCTGCCGGTGATGGATCGGGTGCGCGCGCTGAATCCGTCGGCGCATCTCTGCGCCTACGGGCTGTACGCGCCGCTGAATGCCGACGTCCTGCGCGAGCACGGCGTACACACGATCCTCGGCCCCGAGTTCGAGCGTGCCCTGGTCGATCTCTGCTCCCCCGGCGGCTTTCGCGTTCAGCCGGACGATCCGCTCCCGCGGATCACGTTCGTCACACCCGATCGCTCCGATCTCCCGCCGCTCACACGCTATGCCTCGCTGCAGATTGGCGACGAGCGCCGCGTCGCCGGCTACACGGAAGCGACGCGGGGGTGCAAACACCGCTGCCGGCATTGCCCGATCGTGCCCGTGTACGACGGACGGTTCCGCGCGGTGGACGCCGGCGTGGTCCTCGCCGACGTCCGCGCGCAGGTCGCCGCCGGGGCGCAGCACATCACGTTCGGCGACCCGGACTTCTTCAACGGCCCGACGCACGCGCTGCGCATCGTCGAGGCGCTGGCGCGCGAGTGTCCGGGTGTCAGCTACGACGTGACCATCAAAGTCGAGCACCTGAAGAACCATGCCGCGGTGCTGCCGCGGCTCCGCGACACGGGCTGCGCGTTCGTGACCTGCGCGGTCGAGTCGTTCGACGACGAGGTGCTCGAGAAGCTCGAGAAAGGGCACACCCACGCCGATTTCGCCGCCGTGGTCGAGCACTGTCGCGCGATCGGCCTCACGCTGTCGCCGACGTTCGTCGCGTTCACGCCGTGGACGACGCTCGACGGCTACGCCGCGATGCTGCAGGAGATCGATCGGCTGCACCTGGTGCCGGCGGTCGCCCCGATCCAGTACGCCATCCGGCTGCTGATTCCGCAGGGCTCGCGGATGCTGGAGCTGCCGGAGGTGCGTCGGGTGGTGACCGGCTTCAACCCCGCCTCGCTGGCGCATGGCTGGCGCCATCCCGATCCGCGCGTCGACGCGTTGCAGCAGGAGATAGAGCGGCTGGTCGGGTCGCGCCTGAACGCACCGCGGGACGAGATGTTCGGGCGGGCCTGGGATCTCGCGCACGCCGCGGCGGCCTCGGTGCCCCCGGCGCGCGAACCGCTGGTGTCCCGCGCCGCGGTGCCCTACTTGAACGAGCCTTGGTACTGTTGAGCGGAGCCCAGCACAGAGCAGGTGGCTCTGATATAACCAATTGCCGATGGCCGATTGCAGATTGCCGATCGAAAGCTGCCGATTGCAGAGTGCCGATCGACGGAGTGACGACTGCCGATTGGCCAATCGCCAATCCGTCGATCTTCAATCCCCCAATCTTCAATCCGTCGATCTGCCGTCTGCAATCGTCGATCGGCAATGACACGAGTTCTCCTCTTCTCTCACACGACCGGATACCAGCTGCGCGCGTTCGACGACGCGGCGGCGCGGCTCGGGATCGAACTGGTGTTTGCGACCGATCGTTGTCATCGGCTCGATGACCCGTGGCAGGACCGCGCAATTCCGGTGCGGTTCTACGACATCCCGCTGTCGCTGGATCGGATCTTCCGCCGCGCGCGGGAGTTTCCGGTCGGCGGCATTCTCGCCGTCGGCGACCGTCCCGTCGTCCTCGCCGCGCACGTTGCGCAGGCGCTGGGCATCCGGTGGCACTCCGTCGCCGGCGCCGAGGCGAGCACCGACAAGTGCCGGTCGAGGGTGCTGCTCGCGACCGCGGGGCTGCCCGCGCCCCGCTTCGCCATCCGCAACCTGCGCGCCGCGCTGAGAGACCTGCGACCCGGCCTCGGCGATCCGCGGCCGGACGTCAGCTTTCCCGTCGTCTTGAAGCCGGTGGGGCTCTCCGGCAGCCGCGGCGTCATTCGCGCGAACGACGACGAGGAGTACGCGGAGGCGTTCGACCGGATCAGGGCGCTGCTGGCGCGGCCGGACGTGCGCGCCGCGCGGACCGGCCTCGAAGACGAGATCCTGGTCGAGCAGTACATCGACGGCGACGAGTTCGCGCTCGAAGGCGTCCTGACCGACGGCGTCCTGCGCGTGTTTGCGCTGTTCGACAAGCCCGATCCGCTCGTCGGGCCGTTCTTCGAGGAAACGATCTACGTGACGCCGTCGCGCACCGCACCGGAGCTCCAGTCCCGCATCGCGAAGGCGGTGGAGGCGGCGGCCCACGCGCTCGGCCTCGGACACGGCCCCGTTCACGCGGAGTGCCGTATGACACCACAGGGTGAGATTTACATACTCGAGGTGGCCGCACGTCCGATTGGCGGACTCTGTTCGCGCGTGCTGACGTTCGCGTCCCCCCCGGTTTCGCTCGAGATGGTGCTGCTGCAGCACGCGATAGGGCAGTCGATCGATCGCTACACGCGTGAACCGGACGCCGCGGCGGTGATGATGATTCCCATCCCGCGGCGGGGCATCTTCAAGCGGATGAACGGCGTCGAGGCCGCGTCGCGGGTGGCGGGCGTGAGCGAGATCCGCATCACCGCCAAGGAGGGACAGATGCTCGAACCGCTTCCGGAAGCAGGCAGTTATCTCGGCTTCCTCTTCGCGCGGGGCGGGCGCCCCGAAGACGCGGAGCGTGCGGTTCGCGACGCGCACGCGCTGCTCGATCCCGAGATTGCGCCGGCGCTGTTGGCCGACGCGCGGGGGTGAGTGCGATTCGCCGGGCCAGGGCAAGCCTGGAGCTGCTACTGTTTGCCTTGTTGTGGAACGTATCCGGGCGGGAGCGCCGCGCCTTCGCCGAAGAAGAAATCCTCCATGTGCTTGGCCACGAGCTGCTGCGCCTCTTTCTGCCAGGGCATGAGGCGGTACTCGTTCAGGATCATCTTCATCCGCTCTTCCCACATTTTCCACGCGTCCGCGGAAATATTCTCGTAGACGCGCTGACCGAGCTCGCCT
Protein-coding sequences here:
- a CDS encoding GyrI-like domain-containing protein — its product is MSEPALHTIKLERLAAVPLAVVRRQAQGAALARVVPECCGLVWNALRAQGLRGGRHVAVYRDDAITLDVGVEFDGPFDGAGEVVASATPAGLAASTIHLGPYGGLGAAHDAVRQWCESHGHRLAGPRWEIYGHWQPEWNEHPSRIRTDVFYLLGESPIVNAIETTSRPEAGRHTTRLASGA
- a CDS encoding DNA polymerase ligase N-terminal domain-containing protein is translated as MVLEKYKQKRNFTSTPEPAGDVTLAAERAGREPAAGLFFCVQKHLASHLHYDFRLEYKGVLLSWAVPKGPSLDPKTKRLAMHVEDHPIEYGTFEGVIPSGYGAGIVMLWDQGTWTPQVDDVDAALKKGDLKFTLDGYKLKGSWVLVRTGGRYPGARGGDGARSWLLIKHRDDWAGDVDITEFAPKSVKSDGDFADILADGDPEIWISNRPAQGGETGAMFEKIVRRALEMKGAAPEPAAPAKTARRKAAARPRAARTSTKSTKKR
- a CDS encoding peptide MFS transporter; translation: MPTPVKDAAAVALDTRFFGHPRGLSTLFFTEMWERFSYYGMRALLILFMTAPLAAGGLGFDTATAGAIYGLYTSMVYMMTLPGGWVADRLIGQRRAVLYGGILIASGHFCMAFPSLATFYLGLFLIVIGTGLLKGNVSVIVGYLYAPEDKRRDAGFSIFYMGINMGAFFAPIICGYLGQNISWHIGFAAAGVGMTVGLIQYVLGSKHLGDVGLRPAPSESPAAAARLRTRALIFGAILLALAAGFAIGTYTGALPVTATQISDAAGYFLLFLTLGFFGWLFSTSEWTPEERRRLYAIAALFLAAGVFWSVFEQAGSTLNLFADRNTRTSFAGMPFPSSWFQSANSLFLWLLAPVFAWIWIRLGAIDKEPSSPAKFAIGLVFVAAGFAILIPAAQMSQQGIQVSPMWLTATYILHTIGELCLSPVGLSAMTKLAPVRIAGLVMGIWFLATSVGNYIGGRVSGFYESFPLPSLFGAVASFGLAVAIVMFALTPPIKRLMGRVN
- a CDS encoding beta-N-acetylhexosaminidase, whose translation is MAIDHRTLAIALVLALAAGACARAPRPNMPRPSPVREPAAPAMQQLIPLPKQLDLASGAPFAIGASTVIGVTSADPAAARSARELAEWIRRATGLRLGSQASAGNRIDIAIDPARQALGPEGYELTIEAQRLALSAAAPAGLFYGVQTLRQLLPPWAEHEAVLFPQPRTVTLPALRIVDTPRFAWRGAMLDVARHFFAPDDVKRYIDLLALHKMNRLHLHLSDDQGWRIEIRKWPDLTAKGGATEVGGTPGGFYTQEQYKDLVAYAAERFITIVPEIDMPGHTNAALSSYPALNCNRQAPPPFTGTDVGFSSLCVDNEDTYRFIDDVVGEIAALTPGPYFHMGGDEVKTLEPEKYRAFVERVQSIVQKHGREMIGWDEIAAATLLPTTIVQHWRPDAARTELARAPRLILSPANRLYLDMKYDADTALGLRWAALIPVEAAYGWDPATLLPDVPPGRILGIEAALWSETLATIRDVEFMAMPRLAIAAEKAWASPVEQQGWPQFRERLGAQGPRWTAMGINFYRAPGVPWK
- a CDS encoding CUAEP/CCAEP-tail radical SAM protein is translated as MNVVLISTYDLGRQPFGLASPAAFLRGAGHEVRPVDVTREKLREDDIRQAGVVAFYLPMHTATRLALPVMDRVRALNPSAHLCAYGLYAPLNADVLREHGVHTILGPEFERALVDLCSPGGFRVQPDDPLPRITFVTPDRSDLPPLTRYASLQIGDERRVAGYTEATRGCKHRCRHCPIVPVYDGRFRAVDAGVVLADVRAQVAAGAQHITFGDPDFFNGPTHALRIVEALARECPGVSYDVTIKVEHLKNHAAVLPRLRDTGCAFVTCAVESFDDEVLEKLEKGHTHADFAAVVEHCRAIGLTLSPTFVAFTPWTTLDGYAAMLQEIDRLHLVPAVAPIQYAIRLLIPQGSRMLELPEVRRVVTGFNPASLAHGWRHPDPRVDALQQEIERLVGSRLNAPRDEMFGRAWDLAHAAAASVPPAREPLVSRAAVPYLNEPWYC
- a CDS encoding ATP-grasp domain-containing protein; its protein translation is MTRVLLFSHTTGYQLRAFDDAAARLGIELVFATDRCHRLDDPWQDRAIPVRFYDIPLSLDRIFRRAREFPVGGILAVGDRPVVLAAHVAQALGIRWHSVAGAEASTDKCRSRVLLATAGLPAPRFAIRNLRAALRDLRPGLGDPRPDVSFPVVLKPVGLSGSRGVIRANDDEEYAEAFDRIRALLARPDVRAARTGLEDEILVEQYIDGDEFALEGVLTDGVLRVFALFDKPDPLVGPFFEETIYVTPSRTAPELQSRIAKAVEAAAHALGLGHGPVHAECRMTPQGEIYILEVAARPIGGLCSRVLTFASPPVSLEMVLLQHAIGQSIDRYTREPDAAAVMMIPIPRRGIFKRMNGVEAASRVAGVSEIRITAKEGQMLEPLPEAGSYLGFLFARGGRPEDAERAVRDAHALLDPEIAPALLADARG
- a CDS encoding oxidative damage protection protein, with protein sequence MGGMAPRIVMCKKLQRELPGLDTPPWPGELGQRVYENISADAWKMWEERMKMILNEYRLMPWQKEAQQLVAKHMEDFFFGEGAALPPGYVPQQGKQ